Proteins from a single region of Sphaerochaeta globosa str. Buddy:
- a CDS encoding ABC-2 transporter permease, whose product MNALLLKDLFLMRKRSGIMLLAIAIFAFLAGVQGGLVNTIMATMMPLMLSFTTLAYDQSDGWEAFAAALPFSRKHIIQSKYFLALLLIGLSIVVIFAIGMIARALPMHELIGSAITQFTFGAFFVAINYPLILKFGFEKSRLYYILVMVVLMSFGAALSPLQGNNSIPSLAFVLPSIAVVCLIISYTLSVSIMKNKEFSGS is encoded by the coding sequence GGATTTGTTTTTGATGCGTAAGCGCAGCGGAATCATGCTTTTGGCGATTGCAATCTTTGCATTTCTTGCAGGTGTCCAGGGTGGGCTGGTGAATACCATCATGGCGACCATGATGCCGCTCATGCTCAGTTTCACTACGTTGGCTTACGACCAAAGCGATGGTTGGGAGGCCTTTGCTGCAGCACTTCCATTTTCCAGAAAACACATCATACAAAGTAAATATTTTCTGGCACTTTTACTCATCGGCCTTTCGATTGTAGTCATATTTGCAATTGGTATGATTGCAAGGGCCTTGCCGATGCATGAATTGATTGGCAGTGCAATAACCCAATTCACGTTTGGAGCTTTCTTTGTAGCAATCAACTATCCTTTGATTCTTAAATTTGGTTTTGAGAAGAGTAGGCTGTACTATATTTTGGTTATGGTTGTGCTGATGTCATTTGGAGCGGCACTTTCTCCGCTCCAAGGAAATAACTCAATACCTTCCTTGGCGTTTGTGTTGCCCAGTATCGCCGTAGTTTGTCTGATTATCAGCTATACCTTGTCTGTTTCCATTATGAAAAATAAGGAATTTTCAGGTTCATGA